The Terriglobia bacterium genome includes a window with the following:
- a CDS encoding ParB/RepB/Spo0J family partition protein, translated as MQELAQSIRAQGVLQPIVLRYNSPVDGRRSTADGPVAGTALEGERASAIPNTGEGTQAWAPFDELRAGYVRHEAIAGAGFGAPLPVKYQLIAGERRWLASKLAGRTTVPAIVRQVSNEQAMELALIENLQREDLDCLEMAYAFERLSREFALTQEEMSKRTGKDRGTIANLLRLLKLPPEIRTALARRELSFGHAKELMSIDDPTVMTAAAQKVIRENMSVRQTEMLVNHLAYLGPVSEGDWKERQKQPEDPNVRAARMELESRLGCRVKIQDKNGKGKVVIEYKSLEDFDRIVEALGK; from the coding sequence CTGCAGGAACTGGCGCAGTCCATCCGGGCGCAGGGCGTGCTGCAACCTATCGTATTACGATATAATTCTCCTGTCGACGGTCGACGGTCGACGGCCGACGGCCCAGTGGCGGGGACCGCGCTCGAGGGCGAGCGCGCTTCGGCAATTCCTAATACGGGTGAAGGCACACAGGCGTGGGCGCCCTTCGACGAGCTCAGGGCAGGATATGTGCGACACGAAGCAATCGCGGGCGCGGGCTTCGGCGCCCCATTGCCGGTCAAGTACCAGCTCATTGCGGGGGAGCGGAGGTGGCTGGCCTCGAAGCTGGCGGGGCGGACGACGGTGCCGGCGATCGTGCGCCAGGTGTCCAACGAGCAGGCCATGGAGTTGGCGCTGATCGAGAACCTGCAGCGCGAGGACCTCGACTGCCTGGAGATGGCGTACGCATTCGAACGGCTGAGCCGCGAGTTTGCCCTGACGCAGGAGGAAATGTCGAAACGGACCGGCAAGGATCGCGGGACGATCGCCAACCTGTTGCGGCTGCTGAAGTTGCCGCCGGAGATACGGACGGCCCTGGCGCGACGCGAGCTGAGCTTTGGGCACGCGAAAGAGTTGATGTCGATCGACGATCCGACAGTGATGACGGCGGCGGCGCAGAAGGTGATTCGCGAGAACATGTCGGTGCGCCAGACCGAGATGCTGGTAAACCATCTGGCGTACCTGGGCCCGGTGAGTGAAGGGGACTGGAAGGAGCGTCAGAAACAGCCGGAAGACCCGAACGTGCGCGCGGCGCGGATGGAGTTGGAGAGCAGGCTGGGGTGCCGCGTGAAGATCCAGGATAAGAACGGGAAGGGAAAGGTAGTGATCGAGTACAAGTCGCTGGAGGACTTTGACCGGATCGTGGAGGCGTTGGGTAAGTAG